One Nocardioides luti DNA window includes the following coding sequences:
- the moaC gene encoding cyclic pyranopterin monophosphate synthase MoaC encodes MAEGRLTHVDASGAARMVDVSAKDVTARTATASGRVLVSSEVIELLRGAGVPKGDTLAVARLAGIMGAKQTPSLIPLCHPLALSAVSVDLVVTDLAVEIRAIVRTTDRTGVEMEALTAVSVAALTVVDMVKAVDKAAVITDIQVETKTGGKSGDFVRVSRR; translated from the coding sequence ATGGCTGAGGGACGACTCACCCACGTCGACGCGTCGGGTGCCGCCCGGATGGTCGACGTGTCGGCCAAGGACGTCACGGCGCGGACGGCGACGGCCTCGGGCCGCGTGCTGGTCTCCTCGGAGGTGATCGAGCTGCTGCGTGGGGCCGGCGTCCCGAAGGGCGACACCCTGGCCGTGGCGCGGCTCGCCGGGATCATGGGGGCCAAGCAGACCCCGTCGCTGATCCCGCTGTGCCACCCGCTGGCGCTCTCGGCGGTCAGCGTCGACCTCGTGGTGACGGACCTGGCCGTGGAGATCCGCGCGATCGTCCGGACCACCGACCGCACCGGCGTCGAGATGGAGGCGCTCACCGCGGTGTCGGTCGCCGCGCTCACGGTCGTCGACATGGTCAAGGCCGTCGACAAGGCCGCGGTGATCACCGACATCCAGGTGGAGACCAAGACCGGCGGGAAGTCCGGTGACTTCGTCCGGGTGAGCCGGCGGTGA
- a CDS encoding GNAT family N-acetyltransferase, which translates to MSGWPVWLSSGDVTLRPLTYRDQGDWRAARQRNAAWLRPWDATVPPGADARPTSFRSLVWRLNKQARRGETMPFAVEVDGSFAGQVTVNNVVRGSAQFASVGYWLDQQYAGRGVMPRAVALVIDHCFFTAGLHRIEVAIRPENSNSLRVVEKLDLREVGYAPKFLHIDGAWRDHRIYAVTVEECPTGMLKRLDG; encoded by the coding sequence TTGAGCGGCTGGCCGGTCTGGCTGTCGTCGGGTGACGTCACGCTGCGCCCGCTGACCTACCGCGACCAGGGCGACTGGCGCGCGGCCCGTCAGCGCAACGCGGCCTGGCTGCGCCCGTGGGACGCGACCGTACCGCCCGGCGCGGACGCCCGCCCCACGTCGTTCCGCTCGCTGGTCTGGCGGCTGAACAAGCAGGCCCGGCGCGGCGAGACCATGCCGTTCGCCGTCGAGGTGGACGGCTCCTTCGCCGGCCAGGTGACGGTCAACAACGTGGTCCGCGGCTCCGCGCAGTTCGCCTCGGTGGGCTACTGGCTGGACCAGCAGTACGCCGGTCGCGGCGTGATGCCCCGCGCGGTCGCCCTCGTCATCGACCACTGTTTCTTCACCGCCGGGCTGCACCGCATCGAGGTCGCCATCCGCCCGGAGAACTCCAACTCGCTGCGCGTCGTCGAGAAGCTCGACCTGCGCGAGGTCGGCTACGCCCCGAAGTTCCTCCACATCGACGGCGCCTGGCGCGACCACCGCATCTATGCCGTCACCGTGGAGGAGTGCCCGACCGGGATGCTCAAGCGGCTCGACGGCTGA
- a CDS encoding molybdenum cofactor synthesis domain-containing protein: MSLRAEVVVASNRAAAGVYADETGPLIVAFLRELDFTVDEPVVVPDGEPVGAAIAAAAAGGARVVLTTGGTGLTPTDLTPEVTRPLLDREVPGIAEAIRAYGVANGVPSAVLSRGLAGVVGTCLVVNLPGSRGGVKDGLAVLRPILVHAVEQVVGSDH, translated from the coding sequence GTGAGCCTGCGCGCCGAGGTCGTGGTGGCCTCGAACCGTGCGGCCGCCGGCGTGTACGCCGACGAGACCGGTCCGCTGATCGTCGCCTTCCTGCGCGAGCTGGACTTCACCGTCGACGAGCCGGTCGTGGTCCCCGACGGCGAGCCCGTCGGCGCCGCGATCGCCGCCGCGGCGGCCGGGGGAGCGCGGGTCGTGCTGACCACCGGCGGCACCGGCCTGACACCGACCGACCTGACCCCCGAGGTGACCCGGCCGCTGCTGGACCGCGAGGTCCCGGGCATCGCCGAGGCGATCCGCGCGTACGGCGTCGCGAACGGCGTGCCCAGCGCCGTGCTGTCCCGCGGCCTGGCCGGCGTCGTCGGCACCTGCCTGGTCGTGAACCTGCCCGGCTCCCGGGGTGGCGTCAAGGACGGCCTGGCCGTGCTCCGCCCGATCCTCGTGCACGCGGTCGAGCAGGTCGTCGGGAGCGACCATTGA
- a CDS encoding alpha-amylase family glycosyl hydrolase: MQHPDWTRTAAIYQLNQRQLTPEGTFRAAQEHLERIRDLGASIVWLMPVHPIGEVNRKGTLGSPYAISDHRAVNPEFGTTEDLRAFVAAAHELGLKVILDWVANHTAWDHVLVEEHPEFYKRDRNGRFRPTPWWDWDDIIDLDYAVPGVHEYMADAMEHWVRECDVDGFRCDVAGFVPMDFWRAVRARLDAIKPVFMLAEWEERDLHDGAFDASYAWAWNETLHRVASGSAAPEALVVHYAQHQGSWPQDAMRMTFVSNHDHNHADGTEYDRFGDALPAAIVLSVVGEGIPLIYTGQELGNRKRLAFFDKDLVEEGDPHQAQLYGTLLGLKREHPSLWNAPWGAPMTRVPTSEPERVLAFTRDSGGDAGAGTDGADRSVLALVNLSPESATVVLGDGPQAGEYADLFTGETVRPDDGWSTDLPAWGFRVLRR, encoded by the coding sequence GTGCAGCACCCCGACTGGACCCGCACCGCGGCGATCTACCAGCTCAACCAGCGTCAGCTCACCCCCGAGGGCACCTTCCGGGCCGCCCAGGAGCACCTCGAGCGCATCCGCGACCTGGGCGCGAGCATCGTCTGGCTGATGCCGGTCCACCCGATCGGCGAGGTCAACCGCAAGGGCACCCTGGGCAGCCCGTACGCCATCAGCGACCACCGGGCGGTCAACCCGGAGTTCGGCACCACCGAGGACCTGCGCGCCTTCGTCGCCGCGGCCCACGAGCTCGGTCTCAAGGTGATCCTCGACTGGGTCGCGAACCACACCGCGTGGGACCACGTGCTGGTCGAGGAGCACCCGGAGTTCTACAAGCGCGACCGCAACGGCCGCTTCCGGCCCACGCCCTGGTGGGACTGGGACGACATCATCGACCTCGACTACGCCGTGCCCGGCGTGCACGAGTACATGGCCGACGCGATGGAGCACTGGGTCCGCGAGTGCGACGTCGACGGCTTCCGCTGCGACGTCGCCGGCTTCGTCCCGATGGACTTCTGGCGGGCCGTCCGGGCCCGGCTGGACGCGATCAAGCCGGTCTTCATGCTCGCCGAGTGGGAGGAGCGCGACCTGCACGACGGCGCCTTCGACGCGTCGTACGCCTGGGCCTGGAACGAGACCCTGCACCGCGTCGCCTCCGGGAGCGCGGCGCCGGAGGCGCTGGTCGTCCACTACGCCCAGCACCAGGGCTCCTGGCCGCAGGACGCGATGCGGATGACGTTCGTGTCCAACCACGACCACAACCACGCCGACGGCACGGAGTACGACCGCTTCGGTGACGCCCTGCCCGCCGCGATCGTGCTGTCCGTGGTCGGCGAGGGCATCCCGCTGATCTACACCGGCCAGGAGCTCGGGAACCGCAAGCGGCTGGCGTTCTTCGACAAGGACCTGGTCGAGGAGGGCGACCCCCACCAGGCGCAGCTCTACGGCACGCTGCTCGGGCTCAAGCGCGAGCACCCGTCGCTGTGGAACGCCCCCTGGGGCGCCCCGATGACCCGGGTGCCCACCTCGGAGCCCGAGCGGGTGCTCGCGTTCACCCGCGACAGCGGGGGCGACGCTGGTGCTGGGACCGATGGTGCGGACCGCAGCGTCCTCGCGCTGGTCAACCTGTCGCCGGAGTCGGCGACGGTGGTGCTGGGCGACGGCCCGCAGGCCGGGGAGTACGCCGACCTGTTCACCGGCGAGACCGTCCGCCCCGACGACGGCTGGTCGACCGACCTGCCGGCGTGGGGGTTCCGGGTGCTGCGCCGCTGA
- a CDS encoding SRPBCC family protein → MTTTLHLEQSRAFPASVEQAFDTVLPAPLPEIFHRRYAALPAIREVRDQEGSWGTVGQTRTIVLADGGTMRETLTSVERADHFGYTISDVTGPMKLLVRSLEGRWAFAPAGTGVRITWSWDLEPTSDLADLAMPLFARLWKGYARQALEEIEPLLLR, encoded by the coding sequence ATGACGACCACGCTGCACCTCGAGCAGTCCCGCGCGTTCCCGGCCTCCGTCGAGCAGGCCTTCGACACGGTGCTGCCGGCGCCGCTGCCGGAGATCTTCCACCGTCGGTACGCCGCGCTGCCGGCGATCCGGGAGGTCCGGGACCAGGAGGGCAGCTGGGGCACCGTGGGGCAGACCCGCACGATCGTGCTGGCCGACGGCGGGACCATGCGCGAGACGCTCACCAGCGTCGAGCGGGCCGACCACTTCGGCTACACGATCAGCGACGTCACCGGCCCGATGAAGCTGCTGGTGCGCTCGCTGGAGGGCCGGTGGGCCTTCGCCCCGGCCGGCACCGGTGTCCGGATCACCTGGTCGTGGGACCTCGAGCCCACGTCCGACCTGGCGGACCTGGCGATGCCGCTCTTCGCCCGGCTGTGGAAGGGCTACGCCCGCCAGGCGCTCGAGGAGATCGAGCCCCTGCTGCTGCGCTGA
- a CDS encoding LacI family DNA-binding transcriptional regulator, protein MKARLSDIAERAGVSTSTVSRVLNNRPGVSHQIRTQVLTAVDVLGYDRPSQLRRRSTSLVGLVLPELTNPFFPRLAREIEVILARAGIAPVLCSQTPDGVHEDAYVETLLAHQVSGIIFVSGVHALVGSDPRRYKRLIELGMPIVMVNGALPGVDAPFVSIDDVVSIDVAMTHLEQMGHRRIGLALGQDFYSPVVRRRAAFETWTSERLDLRPGEQPGDLVACTTYTVDGGALAARRLLERDVTAIVCGSDMMALGAIREARRQGLRVPQDVSVIGSDDSPMVPYVDPPLTTVRQPAEALAAQACGELLAQIEGREPNAGEMFCPPELVVRASTARPPA, encoded by the coding sequence ATGAAGGCCCGACTCAGCGACATCGCCGAGCGTGCCGGCGTCAGCACGAGCACGGTCAGCCGCGTCCTCAACAACCGCCCCGGTGTCAGCCACCAGATCCGCACGCAGGTTCTCACCGCGGTCGACGTGCTCGGCTACGACCGCCCCTCGCAGCTGCGCCGCCGCTCGACCAGCCTGGTCGGCCTGGTGCTGCCGGAGCTCACGAACCCCTTCTTCCCGCGCCTGGCGCGGGAGATCGAGGTCATCCTGGCCCGGGCCGGGATCGCCCCCGTCCTGTGCAGCCAGACCCCCGACGGCGTGCACGAGGACGCCTACGTCGAGACCCTGCTGGCCCACCAGGTCTCCGGGATCATCTTCGTCTCCGGCGTGCACGCGCTCGTCGGCAGCGACCCCCGGCGCTACAAGCGCCTCATCGAGCTGGGGATGCCGATCGTGATGGTCAACGGCGCCCTGCCGGGCGTGGACGCGCCGTTCGTCTCCATCGACGACGTCGTCAGCATCGACGTGGCGATGACCCACCTCGAGCAGATGGGCCACCGGCGGATCGGCCTGGCCCTGGGCCAGGACTTCTACTCCCCCGTGGTCCGGCGCCGAGCCGCCTTCGAGACCTGGACGAGCGAGCGGCTCGACCTGCGGCCGGGCGAGCAGCCCGGCGACCTCGTCGCGTGCACGACGTACACCGTCGACGGCGGCGCCCTCGCGGCACGCCGTCTCCTCGAGCGGGACGTGACGGCGATCGTCTGCGGCAGCGACATGATGGCGCTCGGCGCGATCCGCGAGGCACGACGGCAGGGCCTGCGCGTGCCGCAGGACGTCTCGGTCATCGGCAGCGACGACAGCCCGATGGTGCCGTACGTCGACCCGCCGCTCACCACCGTCCGCCAGCCCGCCGAGGCCCTCGCCGCCCAGGCGTGCGGCGAGCTGCTGGCCCAGATCGAGGGCCGCGAGCCCAACGCCGGCGAGATGTTCTGCCCGCCCGAGCTCGTGGTGCGGGCCTCGACCGCGCGCCCGCCCGCCTGA
- a CDS encoding divisome protein SepX/GlpR gives MDLSAFIFVALAVAWAVYLVPKALKHHDDVVRSRSVDRFSHTMRVLARREPVNRRNARLVVTPARVSSAPVVTAKASTPTEPVARVAAPARATAPAPVRDGRGRREAANRAARKRRNVLATILLGIVATVAVAAFGVIGWAWTAIPGGLLVAWLVACRLMVRRERSAWLPARRSLPVESVESVEDDEVVVDDLATAAAAPAAPAADVDAMEDTSSMVAIPATALDPTLWDPVPVTLPTYVTKPAAARRTVRTIALDDSGVWTSGRTEGDAQIAREAHAADKAARTRKAEGDDHRAVGS, from the coding sequence GTGGACCTGAGCGCATTCATCTTCGTCGCCCTTGCCGTGGCCTGGGCCGTCTACCTCGTGCCCAAGGCGCTCAAGCACCATGACGACGTGGTGCGGAGCCGCTCCGTCGACCGCTTCTCCCACACGATGCGCGTGCTCGCGCGCCGCGAGCCCGTCAACCGCCGCAACGCCCGCCTCGTCGTGACCCCCGCCCGGGTCTCCTCCGCCCCGGTCGTGACGGCCAAGGCGTCGACCCCGACCGAGCCGGTCGCCCGGGTCGCCGCCCCGGCGCGCGCCACCGCCCCGGCTCCCGTCCGCGACGGCCGCGGTCGCCGCGAGGCCGCCAACCGGGCCGCCCGCAAGCGCCGCAACGTGCTCGCCACGATCCTGCTCGGCATCGTCGCCACCGTGGCGGTCGCCGCCTTCGGCGTCATCGGCTGGGCCTGGACCGCGATCCCCGGCGGCCTCCTGGTCGCCTGGCTCGTCGCCTGCCGCCTGATGGTGCGCCGCGAGCGCTCCGCCTGGCTGCCCGCCCGCCGCTCGCTGCCCGTCGAGTCGGTCGAGTCCGTCGAGGACGACGAGGTCGTGGTCGACGACCTCGCGACCGCCGCAGCGGCCCCGGCCGCCCCGGCCGCGGACGTCGACGCGATGGAGGACACCTCCTCGATGGTCGCGATCCCCGCCACCGCGCTGGACCCCACGCTGTGGGACCCGGTGCCGGTCACGCTCCCGACGTACGTCACCAAGCCCGCCGCCGCGCGCCGCACCGTCCGCACGATCGCGCTCGACGACTCCGGCGTCTGGACCTCGGGCCGCACCGAGGGCGACGCCCAGATCGCCCGCGAGGCGCACGCCGCCGACAAGGCCGCCCGCACCCGCAAGGCCGAGGGCGACGACCACCGCGCTGTCGGGTCCTGA